From Amycolatopsis cihanbeyliensis, a single genomic window includes:
- a CDS encoding YbaB/EbfC family nucleoid-associated protein encodes MAAEGMGRAEQWLADYTQRVGEIQRQAEQTQEQIKNVRGRAASPDGAVSVVLAPGGRLEKLDLSPRAMELGHQRLAATITQTIQAAHAQAAAQTQDALLPLVGESDAMDFLRDQMDTALAEEPGTEPEPRPAEDEGGSIMRPATDQSQPGPRRPRRDDSDDDGPYGGSILR; translated from the coding sequence GTGGCAGCGGAAGGTATGGGACGTGCCGAGCAGTGGCTCGCCGACTACACCCAACGCGTTGGTGAGATCCAGCGCCAGGCGGAACAGACCCAGGAGCAGATCAAGAACGTGCGTGGCCGCGCCGCCAGCCCGGACGGGGCGGTCTCGGTGGTGCTGGCGCCCGGTGGGCGGCTGGAGAAGCTGGATCTGAGCCCGCGGGCGATGGAACTGGGCCATCAACGCCTCGCGGCGACGATCACGCAGACCATCCAGGCGGCGCACGCCCAGGCCGCGGCGCAGACCCAGGACGCGCTGCTGCCACTGGTCGGCGAGTCGGACGCGATGGACTTCCTGCGCGACCAGATGGACACCGCGCTGGCCGAGGAACCGGGGACGGAGCCCGAGCCGCGGCCGGCCGAGGACGAGGGCGGCTCGATCATGCGCCCGGCCACGGACCAGTCCCAGCCCGGGCCGCGCAGGCCGCGGCGCGACGACAGCGACGACGATGGGCCGTACGGCGGCTCCATCCTGCGGTGA
- a CDS encoding DUF6346 domain-containing protein: MSWTPSNGTFAGRLVRAVVLVLLLLAGLLALATAARVTHGGAAEVDRLGTATVAGCTEHGPVSVYGIGTTYRCMAEVRWSDGTTEQREFPPGQLSPADTGPVPVYLDLPDHRGEPYVGRNDSAWYSTLRLPILLAVGGLVLVVGLVAGHAAYRVIRPAGGGASGGPPEAVRTGAAQQRAAHQRKEREWPLTPADRAGAPLPRITVRLWLLAAWCLLLVLLVPVLAIPRFDAPRAVEFVSPWPQVERALLVDPPATGTVVVGLALGLLLLAMAAGTRTDAARTARYGPAYLARNLPGKSAPERRVRERLDKLAASRRRHLAFSLSGGLLLLALAVVALVRAVVEAPAQGSTLVWLACVRDAVLLGGLAAVWLGTVESPHDRMRRLLAGHQEKATAGPGTAGGSRPS, translated from the coding sequence GTGTCTTGGACTCCGAGCAACGGCACGTTCGCCGGGAGACTGGTGCGGGCCGTGGTGCTGGTCCTGTTGCTGCTGGCCGGGCTCCTGGCGCTGGCGACCGCCGCCAGGGTCACCCACGGTGGTGCGGCCGAGGTGGACCGGCTCGGTACCGCCACCGTCGCCGGCTGCACCGAACACGGGCCGGTCAGCGTTTACGGCATCGGCACCACCTACCGGTGCATGGCCGAGGTGCGCTGGTCGGACGGCACCACCGAGCAGCGCGAGTTCCCGCCGGGGCAGCTGAGCCCCGCGGACACGGGCCCGGTACCGGTCTACCTCGACCTGCCCGACCATCGCGGCGAACCGTACGTCGGCCGCAATGACAGTGCCTGGTACTCGACGCTGCGGCTGCCGATACTGCTGGCGGTCGGCGGCCTGGTGCTGGTCGTGGGGCTGGTCGCGGGGCACGCCGCCTACCGGGTCATCCGCCCCGCCGGGGGCGGCGCTTCCGGTGGGCCGCCGGAAGCCGTGCGCACCGGCGCGGCCCAGCAGCGTGCGGCCCACCAGCGCAAGGAACGGGAGTGGCCGCTCACCCCGGCCGACCGGGCGGGGGCCCCGCTACCGCGGATCACCGTCCGGCTGTGGCTGCTCGCGGCCTGGTGCCTGCTGCTGGTGCTGCTGGTGCCGGTGCTGGCGATCCCGCGGTTCGACGCGCCTCGCGCGGTCGAGTTCGTCTCGCCGTGGCCGCAGGTCGAACGGGCACTGCTGGTGGACCCACCTGCCACCGGAACGGTGGTCGTCGGCCTCGCCCTCGGGTTGTTGTTGCTGGCCATGGCGGCGGGCACCCGCACCGATGCCGCGCGGACCGCCCGGTACGGTCCCGCCTACCTGGCCCGCAACCTGCCCGGTAAGTCCGCACCCGAGCGGCGGGTGCGGGAGCGGCTGGACAAGCTCGCCGCGAGCAGGCGCAGGCATCTGGCGTTCTCCCTGTCTGGCGGCCTGCTGTTGCTGGCGCTGGCCGTGGTGGCGCTGGTGCGCGCCGTGGTCGAGGCACCGGCGCAGGGGTCGACGCTGGTGTGGCTGGCCTGCGTCCGGGACGCTGTGCTGCTCGGGGGTCTTGCCGCGGTCTGGCTGGGCACCGTCGAGAGCCCGCACGATCGGATGCGCAGGCTGCTGGCCGGGCACCAGGAGAAAGCAACGGCGGGACCGGGAACCGCGGGCGGGTCGCGGCCGTCGTAG
- a CDS encoding VOC family protein — translation MEVLSSRVLLKPRRPQASIEFYRDVLELAIYREFAVGTVFFLGQGFLEVVGSGEAGPSPDVALWLQVRDLAATLEEVRARGAPVEREARREPWGLDEAWITDPDGTRIVLVEIPADHPLRVDVRGR, via the coding sequence ATGGAGGTCCTGAGCAGCCGAGTGTTGTTGAAGCCGAGGCGGCCGCAGGCATCGATCGAGTTCTACCGCGACGTGCTGGAGCTGGCCATCTACCGCGAGTTCGCCGTGGGCACGGTGTTCTTCCTCGGCCAGGGATTCCTCGAGGTCGTCGGTAGCGGGGAAGCCGGGCCGAGCCCGGACGTTGCCCTGTGGCTGCAGGTCCGCGATCTCGCGGCGACCCTGGAGGAGGTGCGGGCCAGGGGCGCGCCGGTCGAGCGGGAGGCCCGACGCGAGCCCTGGGGCCTGGACGAGGCATGGATCACCGATCCGGACGGTACCCGGATCGTGCTGGTGGAGATCCCTGCCGACCACCCGCTCCGGGTGGATGTGCGCGGTCGCTGA
- a CDS encoding DMT family transporter, whose product MHGTAVLLVLLAAVGHACWNLVAKRVPGGARFVWLYYTVSAVALAPVVGWFLLFGDEPARPSWLLAAAVTAVLHVVYGVVLQRGYAAGDLSVVYPLARGTGPLLSVLAAVLLLGERPGPLGVAGAALVITGVLVISSGGSGTTSGGRARRAGIGYGLLTGAVIAGYTLWDAYAVTALAVPPFVYFGTGALLQSLLLAPAVAAAPRQVGALWRRHRSEVLLVGLLSPAAYLLVLFAMRMAPVSLVAPMRELSIVLGGLAAWWMLGEANPVRRITGSGVVLAGITALALA is encoded by the coding sequence ATGCACGGCACCGCTGTCCTGCTCGTCCTCCTCGCGGCCGTCGGGCACGCCTGCTGGAACCTGGTGGCCAAGCGGGTTCCGGGTGGCGCCCGGTTCGTCTGGCTGTACTACACCGTCTCCGCGGTGGCCCTCGCGCCGGTCGTCGGCTGGTTCCTGCTGTTCGGCGACGAACCCGCACGCCCGAGTTGGCTGCTCGCGGCGGCAGTCACCGCGGTGTTGCACGTGGTGTACGGCGTCGTGCTGCAGCGTGGCTACGCCGCCGGGGATCTCTCCGTGGTCTACCCGCTCGCCCGCGGTACCGGCCCGCTGCTGTCCGTGCTGGCCGCGGTCCTGCTGCTGGGGGAACGTCCGGGGCCGCTCGGCGTCGCCGGTGCGGCGCTGGTGATCACCGGGGTGCTGGTGATCAGCTCGGGCGGCTCGGGCACGACGTCCGGCGGCCGTGCCCGCCGAGCCGGCATCGGATACGGCCTGCTGACCGGCGCGGTGATCGCCGGCTACACCCTGTGGGACGCGTACGCCGTGACCGCGCTGGCCGTGCCGCCCTTCGTCTACTTCGGCACCGGTGCGCTGCTGCAGAGCCTTCTGCTCGCGCCTGCCGTGGCGGCCGCGCCACGGCAGGTCGGCGCGCTCTGGCGGCGGCATCGCAGCGAGGTGCTGCTGGTCGGGCTGCTGTCGCCGGCGGCCTACCTGCTGGTGCTGTTCGCCATGCGGATGGCCCCGGTGAGTCTGGTCGCGCCGATGCGCGAGCTCAGCATCGTGCTCGGTGGGCTGGCCGCATGGTGGATGCTCGGCGAGGCGAACCCGGTGCGCCGGATCACCGGATCGGGGGTGGTGCTGGCCGGGATCACCGCGCTCGCGCTGGCCTGA
- the rpsT gene encoding 30S ribosomal protein S20, which yields MANIKSQMKRIKTNEKARQRNQSVKSAVKTAIRKFREAADAGEQDRAIELQREAAKKLDKAASKGVIHANQAANKKSAMARRANQL from the coding sequence GTGGCCAACATCAAGTCCCAGATGAAGCGCATCAAGACCAACGAGAAGGCGCGCCAGCGCAACCAGTCGGTGAAGTCCGCCGTGAAGACGGCCATCCGCAAGTTCCGCGAGGCCGCCGACGCCGGTGAGCAGGACCGCGCCATCGAGCTGCAGCGCGAGGCCGCCAAGAAGTTGGACAAGGCCGCGAGCAAGGGCGTGATCCACGCCAACCAGGCGGCGAACAAGAAGTCCGCGATGGCCAGGCGGGCCAACCAGCTCTGA